The Antarcticibacterium sp. 1MA-6-2 genome has a window encoding:
- a CDS encoding SDR family NAD(P)-dependent oxidoreductase — protein sequence MIYGKVGNHLNFNKVEIVQQQKEMKMKEDKNKQQDPQKKYEQPPYPGQEQKVPGTEKEMSPKADHGEKSYKGSGKLEGKKAIITYGDSGIGRAVAIAFAREGADVLISYLSEDEDAKETAKYIEEA from the coding sequence ATGATTTATGGGAAGGTAGGAAACCATCTCAATTTTAACAAGGTAGAAATTGTACAACAACAAAAAGAAATGAAAATGAAAGAGGATAAAAATAAACAACAGGATCCACAAAAGAAATATGAACAACCTCCTTACCCCGGCCAGGAGCAGAAAGTTCCGGGAACAGAAAAGGAAATGTCTCCCAAAGCCGATCATGGAGAGAAATCTTACAAAGGCTCGGGTAAGCTGGAAGGTAAAAAAGCAATTATTACTTATGGTGATTCAGGAATTGGAAGGGCAGTGGCAATTGCATTTGCAAGAGAAGGTGCAGATGTTTTAATTTCTTACCTGAGCGAGGATGAAGATGCAAAAGAAACTGCAAAATATATTGAGGAAGCGTAA
- a CDS encoding SRPBCC family protein, whose product MENAEFIRKGEAGTVHITNPDSNLSNNRTLAAAGGAFLAFLGLKRGGFLGILAAATGGSLLYKGASGKWPWDELDLDSSANTDIDISTSVIINEPREVLYAYWRKLENLPNFMKHLEEVDEVTNKRSQWKARIPGGLGNLEWEAEIIQEEENSLLAWRALPDSEIQNSGEVRFEEIPGSIGTRVTTRISYRPPAGELGEMAAKVLNPSFSKIIKQDLQRFKDFVETGNYKNPAYDLWEGRKPSQF is encoded by the coding sequence ATGGAAAATGCAGAATTTATCCGGAAAGGAGAGGCAGGGACAGTACACATTACCAATCCTGACAGCAATTTGTCTAATAACCGAACACTCGCAGCTGCAGGAGGAGCCTTTTTAGCTTTTCTTGGACTTAAAAGAGGCGGGTTTTTAGGAATTTTGGCCGCTGCAACAGGGGGAAGTCTCCTTTATAAAGGAGCCTCAGGAAAATGGCCCTGGGATGAGTTAGATCTCGATAGCAGTGCAAATACAGATATTGACATTTCAACAAGTGTAATTATAAATGAGCCACGGGAAGTTTTGTATGCCTACTGGAGAAAGCTTGAGAACCTTCCCAATTTTATGAAGCACCTGGAAGAGGTGGATGAGGTTACAAACAAACGCTCACAATGGAAAGCCAGAATTCCCGGCGGATTAGGGAATCTGGAGTGGGAAGCAGAGATCATACAGGAAGAAGAAAACAGCCTTCTTGCCTGGAGAGCCCTGCCGGACTCAGAGATTCAGAATTCGGGAGAGGTGAGATTTGAAGAAATTCCCGGCAGCATTGGCACAAGAGTAACTACCCGTATATCCTACAGGCCGCCTGCGGGAGAACTTGGAGAAATGGCTGCAAAAGTGCTCAATCCTTCCTTTAGTAAGATCATCAAACAAGATCTTCAAAGATTTAAAGATTTTGTTGAAACCGGAAATTACAAGAATCCTGCTTATGATTTATGGGAAGGTAGGAAACCATCTCAATTTTAA
- a CDS encoding DUF3857 domain-containing protein, with translation MFCFRLYILLFLLITLNTFGQHKNISYATPNKWIDETKLDPDATIPGTATSGFYSLLIDIQDNVGTKEYYKRFSYKILNTKGVQDMGNLTIDFDPEYEQIILHEIAIVRDGKEINKMQPASLQVVQREAGMDNYLYDGRLTIIANLTDVRVGDIINYSYTISGSNPVYEGNYQRIFYFQDVFPMNRINFSVTVPNDQNLEYKLLRGAKNPHISTIGNRTKYSWEKEKISAIEYEDNTPAWFDAAPAVEITQYRNWKEVVDKFEKHYRIDKNARTALSKKAYPYLNIENGETGNITQTIKFVQDEIRYLGFENGMNSHKPSYPLEVFNRRYGDCKDKSFLLSELLQAQGITAHPMLVNSSTGRDLENSLPSPNVFDHCIVQIQLENNKLVYIDPTISDQGGEPGNIYFPNYSYGLLLKPGSQGLTKLPSPKPSKTDIVETFILDDVGGGANFTVKTIYRGNESDFQRQEFSESTLKNVQQGYTSFYAELYPGIKVEEVVSFEDDKLKNEFTVFEKYRIDSLWTKDDTDATILYAEFNPLSIRTHLFPTKSTERNMPYYINPDVDITHKTIVFVPEAFNIQNESSTYGTKDFTYSFDVKYKNAKLELTHEYKSLSDHIAPEDLPAYLKEHSRAQENLAYGLSYNTLFNENSQSATTSWWIVFMVLLTMGGTGYFCYRIYNTYDLPSVVAPRKERSIGGWLIIVAIGLAITPFLVLYEINSSQYFNGEMWQTLFSIEENFNLGLLLIGELIYNSAYLIFSLFVALIFFRRRTIAPRIIIIFYAVTFIMTALDTFAISQLSPLAYTGVEEQEMFTDLVKEGIRCLIWIPYFIYSIRVEETFTRTIKEEKIIAPQEQAPILTQ, from the coding sequence ATGTTCTGTTTTCGCTTATACATTCTCTTATTTCTGCTGATCACGCTTAACACTTTCGGGCAGCATAAGAATATTAGTTATGCTACGCCGAACAAATGGATAGATGAAACAAAATTAGATCCAGACGCTACTATTCCCGGAACAGCAACTTCAGGTTTTTATTCTCTTCTTATAGACATTCAGGATAACGTTGGTACTAAAGAGTATTACAAAAGATTCTCCTATAAAATTTTAAATACAAAGGGAGTTCAGGATATGGGAAACCTAACCATAGATTTCGATCCTGAATACGAACAAATAATCCTCCACGAAATTGCCATTGTGAGAGATGGAAAAGAAATTAATAAGATGCAGCCAGCATCTTTGCAGGTAGTTCAAAGAGAAGCTGGAATGGATAATTATCTCTACGATGGCCGTCTTACCATTATTGCCAATTTAACCGATGTTCGAGTTGGAGATATTATTAACTATTCTTACACTATTTCGGGATCTAATCCTGTATACGAGGGAAATTATCAACGAATATTTTATTTTCAGGATGTATTCCCAATGAACCGGATAAATTTTTCGGTAACCGTTCCTAACGATCAAAATTTGGAATATAAATTATTGAGAGGAGCTAAAAACCCTCATATTTCCACAATTGGAAACAGGACAAAATATTCATGGGAAAAGGAGAAAATTTCTGCTATTGAATATGAAGATAATACTCCTGCCTGGTTTGATGCTGCACCCGCTGTAGAAATTACACAATATAGGAACTGGAAGGAAGTAGTAGATAAATTTGAAAAACATTACCGAATAGATAAAAACGCTCGCACTGCGCTAAGTAAAAAAGCTTATCCATATCTTAATATTGAAAATGGTGAAACTGGTAATATCACCCAAACCATCAAATTTGTACAGGACGAAATTCGCTATTTAGGATTTGAAAACGGGATGAATTCACATAAGCCCAGTTATCCTCTGGAGGTTTTTAACAGGAGATACGGGGATTGTAAAGACAAATCTTTTTTGCTGAGTGAACTACTACAGGCGCAAGGGATAACTGCACATCCAATGTTGGTTAATTCATCAACGGGTCGGGATTTGGAAAACAGCTTACCTTCTCCAAATGTTTTTGATCACTGTATTGTTCAAATTCAGCTGGAAAACAACAAATTGGTTTATATTGATCCAACTATAAGTGATCAGGGAGGAGAACCTGGTAATATTTATTTCCCGAATTATAGTTACGGACTTCTCCTTAAACCAGGATCCCAGGGTCTTACAAAATTACCTTCACCAAAACCTTCCAAAACAGATATAGTCGAAACATTCATTTTGGATGACGTAGGCGGGGGAGCTAATTTTACAGTAAAGACCATTTACCGAGGAAATGAATCTGACTTCCAAAGACAGGAGTTTTCTGAATCTACTCTAAAAAATGTACAGCAGGGATATACTTCTTTTTATGCTGAATTATATCCCGGGATAAAAGTAGAGGAAGTGGTTTCTTTTGAGGATGATAAGCTAAAAAATGAATTTACTGTTTTTGAAAAATATCGGATAGATTCCCTATGGACTAAAGATGATACAGATGCGACAATATTGTATGCTGAATTTAATCCTCTTTCCATAAGAACACATCTCTTTCCCACTAAATCAACAGAAAGAAACATGCCTTACTACATCAATCCTGATGTAGATATCACTCATAAAACGATCGTTTTTGTACCGGAAGCCTTTAACATCCAAAATGAAAGTAGCACTTACGGCACGAAAGATTTTACTTATTCCTTCGATGTAAAATATAAAAATGCGAAACTGGAATTAACTCACGAATACAAATCTCTTTCAGATCATATTGCTCCCGAAGATCTTCCTGCATACCTGAAGGAACATTCCCGTGCTCAGGAAAATTTAGCATATGGATTAAGCTATAATACTCTCTTTAATGAAAATTCTCAATCGGCTACCACCAGCTGGTGGATAGTATTCATGGTACTTTTGACGATGGGAGGAACGGGATATTTTTGTTATCGTATTTACAACACCTATGACCTCCCCTCTGTAGTTGCTCCCCGAAAAGAGAGAAGCATAGGGGGATGGTTAATTATTGTAGCCATAGGATTAGCAATCACGCCATTTCTAGTTCTGTATGAAATAAATTCATCCCAATACTTTAACGGGGAAATGTGGCAGACTCTATTTAGTATTGAAGAAAATTTCAACCTGGGACTTCTCCTTATTGGCGAACTCATCTATAATTCAGCTTACCTCATATTTTCCCTCTTTGTAGCACTCATCTTTTTCAGGAGGCGAACTATTGCTCCCCGTATTATAATTATTTTTTACGCCGTAACTTTTATAATGACAGCCCTGGACACTTTTGCCATTTCTCAGCTGAGTCCTTTGGCATATACAGGAGTGGAGGAACAGGAGATGTTCACAGATCTTGTGAAGGAGGGAATACGGTGCTTAATCTGGATCCCGTATTTCATATATTCTATCCGGGTAGAGGAAACCTTCACCAGGACTATTAAAGAGGAGAAAATAATTGCTCCGCAAGAACAAGCGCCCATACTTACTCAATAA